CCAACATGAACCTGCGCGCCCTGATGGACTGGGGCTTGATCAGCAAGGAGCTAAGACCGGGGGAGCGGAAAGAATATTTCGTTGCCGAAAAAGATATGTGGAAGGTGGCCAAACAGGTTATCCGGGAGCGCCGCAAGCGTGAACTGGAGCCGATGCTGCGCATATTAGAGGAACTTAAGCAGGTGGAAGGCAGTAAAGGGGACCGCGATGCAGAAGCGTTTACCCAAGCCATCAGCAACCTGTATGACTTGTCGGCTAAGGCAGATAAAACCTTGGATACGATGCTGCGGGCAGATGAGCACTGGTTCCTGAGCTCCTTTATGAAGCTGATGCGCTGATTTTTTTTGATCTATATGTTTCAATAATTATTGAAAGTTCAATAAGTTAAACGGGTTATACAATGGAAAACAAGTTGATTATCTACGACAGCAACTGCAACGTTTGCGTTGGTCTCCGCGACATGATGCTTATACTTGGTCTGGTGGAGCAAAACGAGTGCCTGGCCTACACGGCGATGGACGCGCAGCTAAAGCAGAAAGTAAGTGCAGAGCGCTTCCGGAACGAAATGGCATTGATTGACACCAGGGGAGGGGAGACACTCTACGGCGCAGACGGCGTATCGTATGTTTTCGCTGATAAGGTTCGACTCCTTGGGCCATTGTTCCGTTTCAAGCCCTTTTTTCTACTGTTTCGGTTTCTCTACAAAACATTGGCTTATAACCGCTATATAGTTGCGCCGCCAAAGCAGCAGGCCATTGCCTGCGACTGCTATCCCGAGGCGGCCACGGCCTACAGGATCAGCTTTATCTCTATTACGGTGCTGACTGCTGTTATCCTGACAGCGCTGTTTGGTGCTTCTGTACATAAGGCACTCGGTGTCGCGCCACTGGCTGGCGCGGTGCAACTGCTGCTCATTGCCGGCACCGGATGGGTTATTCAGATAATTCTGGCCGCACTTACGCTGCAGCGGCAACAAGTACTGGATTACGTGGGCCACCTGGGTACCATCATGGTGGCAGGCCTGCTGGTGCTTGTTCCTTCTATAGTGTTTTACTCGTTGAGTGGCATCCTCTTTTATCCTTTGCCTATACTTAGTGTGGCCTGCAGCAGCGGCCTGATGGCTTACCTGCACTACCAACGGATTCAGTATCTGGGTCTGCCACAACGCTGGACGCTGCAGTGGTTCCTGCTGCTTCAGGTTACGGCAGCTTTATGGCTTTTATACTTTCAACTTTAATCCTGATCTCATGGAAATGCTAAAGAAACTTCCGATCAAGTATGTAGGCGAACTGCACCAGGTGCGCCTGATTAACTTTTCGGTTGACAAGGAGGAGGTGTTGCCCTACTTGCCGGAAGGGCTGGAGGTGCGCGACTACAACGGCCGGGCCTTGATTTCTATGGTGAACGTAAAGCTCCGTAACATGCGGCCTGATTTTATGCCCAAAGCGCTTCATTTTGACTACCAGCACATCGGTTTCAGGCTTTTGATTGATGACGCGCTTTATAGTGACGGTGCTGCAAAGGGCATCTTCTTTCTGCGCTCTTTTACCGAGAAAGAACTAATGGTGCAGGGAGGCAGCTGGTTTACGAATTATAAGCTGGAGAAGGCAAGTATAACCAACGCCGGTGATACATTTGAACTGAGGCAGGGAAGCAGTTACCTGAATTATAAACTGGGAGATGAAGCTCAGCCAAAGGCAAATCCGGAGCTGAAGGAAATGGTTGGAGCGTTGGACAGGGCTTACTCTTATATAGATAAGGAGCTGGTCAGGGTGCGGATTATGCGGGAGCGCTGGCCCATTGAGTGGGTGACCTGTACCGGCTTCGAAACAAACTTTTTCCAGACGGCCAGGTTCGAAGGGGCTTTTCAGGTACGGGGGATGATTCCGTACCAGTGGTTGCCACCAAAACCCGTTGCCACATGCGTATTGTAGTGCTTGGTGCCAACGGCCAGCTTGGAACACCTTTGCTGAAACGCCTGCTGCAGGATTACCCTCAGGCGCAGGTGGTGGGTTGTGTCAGGGAAAGAAGTATGGCTGCTGTTAAAGCAGATGCTGTTATGTCACAGCACGTGCTTTCTTTCAACCCTTTCACGGATAACTGGGCAAAGCTGGGTAAGGTGGATGTGCTGGTCAACTGCATCGGCATTATCAGGGAAACTGCTGCGCTTGACTTTGCCCAGGCTCATGCGGGGCTAACAAGCCTCATGCTCCAGCACCGGAAGCGGCTCGGAAACCCGAGGCTCCTGCAGCTTTCCGCGTTAGGGGCAGCAGTCCACAGCCCTTCCAGGTTCCTTCGCACCAAGGCAGAGGCGGATGAAGCGCTATTGGCGCACCCGAACGTGGTCGTGGTGCGCCCATCTATTGTCTGCACCCCAAATACCATGCTGAGCAGGAAGCTGCAGCTGCTGAAAAAACTGTGTCGGCTAACATTTGGAGCACTTCCTTTCCCCGCGCATTTACTACAGACAAAGCTGCAGCCTGTGCTGGTGGAGGATCTAACCGAGCTCATTTCGCGCCTCTGCCTGCAAAATCCGTATGAAGGAACAGTAGAAGTAGCAGGGAAAGATACCTTTTCGTTGCAGCAGCTGTTGGCACTCGTGCCCACCTGTAAGAAAGTTGTTCCCATCCCGAAAGCTTTTTCTGATGCGGCACTGCAGGTAGTTACATGGCTCTTTCATGCACTGCTGGACAAAGAGCAGCAGGTACTGCTTCAGCAGGACAACATAGCCGGTACCACGGTCTGCGAGAAGCTGCTCGGGCGGGAAATGGCCGGAACGGTTTTGTTTTGGAAAAGCGAGTTGAAGTAAAGCGAATTTGTAAGTGCCTTTACAGATACTGCACCCTTATTGCAACTACCACAAGTATAAATAAAGCCGCTCCTATAGTATGGAGCGGCTTTGTTATTTGGTAGGAGAAGTGCTGGCTTGCATACCAGCATTTCTGCTGCTAACCTTCTTTAGAATTTGAATTCAGTGCCTCAGCCACGGTATCAGCCATCGGCGTAGTAGGATGGCCGATCAGCTCTGAAAGTTGGTGCTTATCATCAAATAAATCACCCTGCGATGCTGCTACGTCCCACCCTGAGATTGCCTGTGCAAGTCCTTCAGGCAGGCCAAAGCTTTGAAGTGCGGCGGCATAATCAGCCTGCGACAAGTTTTTGTAAGGAATGTCTTTCCCTGTCTGTCTGGAGATTTCCGCCGCAAGATCGCTGAGCGTGTATGCGTCGTCCCCGGCAAGCTCATAGGTTTTCCCCTCGTGCCCCTCTTCTGTTAAAACTACAACTGCCGCGTCGGCATAGTCAGCGCGTGCAGCGGAGGAAATCCTGCCCTCGCCCGCGCTGCCGATAAATGCGCCTCCGGCAAGTGCGCCCGGGATGGAACCGGTATAGTTTTCGGTGTACCACCCGTTACGCAGGAGCGTGTACGGAATGCCCGTGTCCTTCAGGGCAGCTTCGGTTGCCAAGTGCTCATCTGCCAGGCTTAGCGTTGAGGTGTCCGCATGAAGCAGGCTGGTATACACAATGCGTTTTACTCCCGCTTTTTTTGCCGCCTCTAATACGTTTTGGTGCTGCCTGGCACGCTGCCCTACCTCACTTCCGGAAATCAGCAGCAAGGTGTCTATTCCTGCCAACGCACGGTTGAGTGTTTCGGGCTTGTCATAGTCCGCCTCTCTGGCCTCCACACCAAGGTCTGCCGCCTTCTCCGGCGAACGCACAAGGGCAATAAGGTTGTCGGTGGATACTTTTTGTTTGGACTTGTTTACTACCAGGCGCCCGAGGTGGCCTGTAGCTCCTGTTATTCCTATTTTCATTTTTATGGATTTTTTAGTTTATTTTACTGTACGTACATTTTTAGCAAGCAGAAAGTCCAGAACTGAAAATCGCTGCACAAGGCAAGGTGTGGATGGTATACAACCGCTACAGAAGACTTATGTCATCTTGCCAGTCGCGTACTGTCTTATTTAATGCAGATTTCAAAGTATAATGACAGGCTACAAAGTATAATACATCACCCTGATGGCTTTTATAACACCTTCTCCTATGTTCCTGGCTGGTATAGGGCGCAAGTATGGGGAAGGCCTGACAAACATAAAACCGCTGCAAATCCGTATGCTAATCCATAATTCTGTTTCTTCACCTTCAATACATTTTCGAATGCCTACGCTACGAAACGCTTACTTACCCTTACTACTTTTCTTCTTCCTTTTCGCTTACAAAGCCACCTCTCAGGTAAAGCTGCCGCAGTTGGTAAGCGATGGCATGGTGCTGCAGCGGGATGCTAAAACCAAGATTTGGGGTTGGGCGTCTCCCAGCGAAAAAGTTACCGTAAAGTTCAAGGGCAAATCCTATAAAGCCACAACAGGCAAAAATGGAGAATGGGAAATAACGCTTGCGCCTATGAAGGCCGGTGGCCCTTATACCATGGACATCAAAGCCAGCAACCAGATCACGGTTAAAGATATTCTGCTAGGGGATGTATACTTAGTTTCAGGGCAGTCGAACATGGTGCACCAGATGTCGCTGCATAATATTACGTACGCCGGGGATATCGCTACTGCCAACTACCCGCATATCCGCCATTTCTGGATTCCGACCGCTACCAATTTGCAGGGGCCGGCAGAAAAGCTGCCCGAAAGCTCCTGGAAGTCAGCCAACCCACAAGACGTGGCAAACTTTTCGGCCGTTGCTTATTTCTTTGCCCGGAAACTGCACACCAAGTATAAAATTCCGATCGGCTTGATCAATGCCAGTGTAGGCGGCACACCCATTGAGGCCTGGATGAGCGAAGAGGGACTTCAGGATTTTCCAGCCGCTGTTGCCACTATCAACAAAAACAGCGATACCAGCTACGTGAACAGCTTGAATCGCCGCGCGTTGGCAGCTGCCCAGGCCAACAAGCAAAAAACAGAGCAGGACAAAGGACTAACGGGGGAAGTAAAATGGTACGAAACCACTTACAAGCCGAAAGGCTGGCGCACCATCAATATTCCCGGCTACTGGGAGGACCAGGGAATTAAAGACCTGAACGGTGTAGTATGGTACCGCCGCGAGATAGACGTGCCGGTTTCGATGACGGGCGTGCCGGCAAAGGTGCACCTGGGTCGGATTGTTGATGCGGATGTGCTGTACATCAACGGGCAGCAGGTCGGCAACACCACTTACCAGTACCCACAGCGCAGGTACAGCCTGCCTGCAGGCGTGCTGAAACCTGGTAAAAATGTGTTTGTGATCCGGGTGACAAATCAGGGAGGCAAAGGCGGCTTTGTGCCGGACAAGCCATACTTCATAGAGGCAAACGAACAAACGCTGGATCTAAAGGGCTACTGGGATTACAAGGTAGGCGACGTTTTTCGTCCTGCTAGCGGCAGCGGATACGGTGGCGGCTTGAATGCGCAAAACCAACCGGCAGCTCTATACAATGCCATGGTGGCACCGGTAACGGACTACACCCTGAAAGGCATACTCTGGTACCAGGGCGAAAGCAACGCGGGAAATCCTTCGGAGTATAAAAAACTGCTGCCCGCCTTAATCAGCGACTGGCGTAGCAAATGGCAACAGGAGAAGCTGCCGTTCCTGTATGTGCAGCTCCCCAATTTTATGGACGTGAACTACCTGCCTTCCGAAAGCAATTGGGCACTGATGCGGGAAGCAGCCCTGCAGACCTTAGCTGTGCCGAATACCGCCATGGCCGTCACCATTGAACTGGGGGAGTGGAACGACATTCATCCGGATAACAAAAAGGATGTGGGGGAGCGGCTGGCCCTGGCTGCCCAAAGGCTTATTTACGGTGAGAAAGACGTTGTTTCGTCTGGCCCGCTCTTTCAATCAGCTAAAATTGAAGGGGAAAAGATCATACTTAGCTTTACGAATACCGGCAGTGGCCTGACCTCCATCGACGGGGAGGAACTAAGCTGGTTTGCCATTGCCGGAGCCGATAAAAAGTTTGTGTGGGCGAAGGCCAAAATTGAGGGAGACAAAGTAGTGGTGTGGAGCGAGGAGGTGCCGGAGCCCAGGTATGTTCGCTACGCCTGGGCCGACAATCCGGCTGGCGCTAACTTATACAACAAAGAAGGTTTGCCGGCATCTCCTTTCCGCACTGATCAATCAGAATAGAAATAACTAAACCTGCTCATGAAAAAGGCATTTTATCTTTTGTTTGCGCTT
Above is a window of Pontibacter akesuensis DNA encoding:
- a CDS encoding Rossmann-fold NAD(P)-binding domain-containing protein, with the translated sequence MRIVVLGANGQLGTPLLKRLLQDYPQAQVVGCVRERSMAAVKADAVMSQHVLSFNPFTDNWAKLGKVDVLVNCIGIIRETAALDFAQAHAGLTSLMLQHRKRLGNPRLLQLSALGAAVHSPSRFLRTKAEADEALLAHPNVVVVRPSIVCTPNTMLSRKLQLLKKLCRLTFGALPFPAHLLQTKLQPVLVEDLTELISRLCLQNPYEGTVEVAGKDTFSLQQLLALVPTCKKVVPIPKAFSDAALQVVTWLFHALLDKEQQVLLQQDNIAGTTVCEKLLGREMAGTVLFWKSELK
- a CDS encoding DUF2071 domain-containing protein — protein: MEMLKKLPIKYVGELHQVRLINFSVDKEEVLPYLPEGLEVRDYNGRALISMVNVKLRNMRPDFMPKALHFDYQHIGFRLLIDDALYSDGAAKGIFFLRSFTEKELMVQGGSWFTNYKLEKASITNAGDTFELRQGSSYLNYKLGDEAQPKANPELKEMVGALDRAYSYIDKELVRVRIMRERWPIEWVTCTGFETNFFQTARFEGAFQVRGMIPYQWLPPKPVATCVL
- a CDS encoding thiol-disulfide oxidoreductase DCC family protein is translated as MENKLIIYDSNCNVCVGLRDMMLILGLVEQNECLAYTAMDAQLKQKVSAERFRNEMALIDTRGGETLYGADGVSYVFADKVRLLGPLFRFKPFFLLFRFLYKTLAYNRYIVAPPKQQAIACDCYPEAATAYRISFISITVLTAVILTALFGASVHKALGVAPLAGAVQLLLIAGTGWVIQIILAALTLQRQQVLDYVGHLGTIMVAGLLVLVPSIVFYSLSGILFYPLPILSVACSSGLMAYLHYQRIQYLGLPQRWTLQWFLLLQVTAALWLLYFQL
- a CDS encoding SDR family oxidoreductase; the encoded protein is MKIGITGATGHLGRLVVNKSKQKVSTDNLIALVRSPEKAADLGVEAREADYDKPETLNRALAGIDTLLLISGSEVGQRARQHQNVLEAAKKAGVKRIVYTSLLHADTSTLSLADEHLATEAALKDTGIPYTLLRNGWYTENYTGSIPGALAGGAFIGSAGEGRISSAARADYADAAVVVLTEEGHEGKTYELAGDDAYTLSDLAAEISRQTGKDIPYKNLSQADYAAALQSFGLPEGLAQAISGWDVAASQGDLFDDKHQLSELIGHPTTPMADTVAEALNSNSKEG
- a CDS encoding GbsR/MarR family transcriptional regulator; the protein is MELEEGKEKFIQAWGTLGSSWGINRTMAQVHALLLISPDSLSTEDVMQELNVSRGNANMNLRALMDWGLISKELRPGERKEYFVAEKDMWKVAKQVIRERRKRELEPMLRILEELKQVEGSKGDRDAEAFTQAISNLYDLSAKADKTLDTMLRADEHWFLSSFMKLMR
- a CDS encoding sialate O-acetylesterase produces the protein MPTLRNAYLPLLLFFFLFAYKATSQVKLPQLVSDGMVLQRDAKTKIWGWASPSEKVTVKFKGKSYKATTGKNGEWEITLAPMKAGGPYTMDIKASNQITVKDILLGDVYLVSGQSNMVHQMSLHNITYAGDIATANYPHIRHFWIPTATNLQGPAEKLPESSWKSANPQDVANFSAVAYFFARKLHTKYKIPIGLINASVGGTPIEAWMSEEGLQDFPAAVATINKNSDTSYVNSLNRRALAAAQANKQKTEQDKGLTGEVKWYETTYKPKGWRTINIPGYWEDQGIKDLNGVVWYRREIDVPVSMTGVPAKVHLGRIVDADVLYINGQQVGNTTYQYPQRRYSLPAGVLKPGKNVFVIRVTNQGGKGGFVPDKPYFIEANEQTLDLKGYWDYKVGDVFRPASGSGYGGGLNAQNQPAALYNAMVAPVTDYTLKGILWYQGESNAGNPSEYKKLLPALISDWRSKWQQEKLPFLYVQLPNFMDVNYLPSESNWALMREAALQTLAVPNTAMAVTIELGEWNDIHPDNKKDVGERLALAAQRLIYGEKDVVSSGPLFQSAKIEGEKIILSFTNTGSGLTSIDGEELSWFAIAGADKKFVWAKAKIEGDKVVVWSEEVPEPRYVRYAWADNPAGANLYNKEGLPASPFRTDQSE